A portion of the Vulpes vulpes isolate BD-2025 chromosome 5, VulVul3, whole genome shotgun sequence genome contains these proteins:
- the GPR152 gene encoding probable G-protein coupled receptor 152, translating to MDTAMEANLGAADHGPRTELDDEDYYPQGGWDTVFLVALLLLGLPANGLMAWLAGSQARQGAGTRLALLLLSLALSDFLFLAAAVFQILEIQHGGHWPLGTAACRFYYFLWGVSYSSGLFLLAALSLDRCLLALCPRWYPGRRPARLPLWVCAGVWVLATLFSVPWLVFPEAAVWWYDLVICLDFWDSEELPLRMLEILGGFLPFLLLLVCHVLTQATACKTCCRHQPRPAACRGFARVAKTILSTYVVLRLPYHVAQLLYLAFLWDIYPGYLLWEALVYSDYLILLNSCLSPFLCLLASADLRALLRAVLSSFAAALCEERPGSLTPAEPQAQVDSEGQTLPMAGAQPPGNPVTPPQVDTAAQPQLDSVAPPQSDFGVQPQLNSSGQPQVNHEAQPHVDSVAQSQVSPKAQAPGSPASSAPRPCDEVSSAPSTDPTPGAPENPAVPAASDREGPTSVPSEEAPGTGPT from the coding sequence ATGGACACTGCTATGGAAGCCAACCTGGGTGCTGCCGACCACGGGCCCCGCACAGAGCTGGACGATGAAGACTACTACCCCCAGGGTGGCTGGGACACGGTCTTCCTGGTGGCCCTGCTGCTCCTGGGGCTGCCAGCCAACGGGCTCATGGCGTGGCTGGCTGGCTCGCAGGCTCGGCAGGGAGCGGGCACGCGGCTTGCCCTGCTCCTGCTCAGCCTGGCCCTCTCCGATTTTTTGTTCCTGGCGGCAGCGGTCTTccagatcctggagatccagcACGGAGGGCACTGGCCGCTGGGGACGGCCGCCTGCCGCTTCTACTACTTCCTGTGGGGTGTGTCGTACTCCTCGGGCCTCTTCCTGCTGGCCGCCCTCAGCCTGGACCGCTGCCTGCTGGCGCTGTGTCCACGCTGGTACCCCGGGCGCCGCCCGGCCCGCCTGCCCCTCTGGGTGTGCGCCGGGGTCTGGGTGCTGGCCACGCTCTTCAGTGTGCCCTGGCTGGTCTTCCCCGAGGCCGCCGTCTGGTGGTATGACCTGGTCATCTGCCTGGACTTCTGGGACAGCGAGGAGCTGCCGCTGCGGATGCTCGAGATCCTGGGGGGAttcctgcctttcctcctgcTGCTCGTCTGCCATGTGCTCACCCAGGCCACTGCCTGCAAGACCTGCTGCCGCCACCAGCCACGGCCCGCGGCCTGCCGGGGCTTTGCCCGCGTGGCCAAGACCATTCTGTCCACCTACGTGGTCCTGCGGCTGCCCTACCACGTGGCCCAGCTGCTCTACCTGGCCTTCCTGTGGGACATCTACCCCGGCTACCTGCTCTGGGAAGCCCTGGTCTACTCCGACTATCTGATCCTGCTCAACAGCTGTCTcagccccttcctctgcctcctggcCAGCGCTGACCTCCGTGCCCTGCTGCGTGCCGTGCTCTCCTCCTTTGCCGCGGCTCTGTGTGAAGAACGGCCGGGCAGCCTCACGCCGGCTGAGCCACAGGCCCAAGTGGACTCTGAGGGTCAGACTCTGCCAATGGCAGGGGCCCAGCCTCCAGGGAACCCTGTGACCCCCCCACAAGTGGACACTGCAGCCCAGCCCCAGTTGGATTCTGTGGCTCCCCCACAGTCAGATTTTGGGGTCCAGCCTCAGCTGAACTCCTCAGGCCAGCCACAGGTGAACCATGAGGCCCAGCCCCACGTGGACTCTGTGGCCCAGTCCCAAGTGAGCCCGAAGGCCCAGGCCCCTGGATCCCCTGCCAGCTCAGCCCCCAGACCCTGTGATGAAGTCTCTTCTGCTCCATCCACAGATCccaccccaggagcccctgagaaCCCAGCAGTGCCTGCTGCCTCTGACAGAGAAGGCCCCACCAGTGTCCCCTCAGAGGAGGCTCCTGGAACAGGCCCCACGTGA